The following coding sequences are from one bacterium window:
- a CDS encoding type VI secretion system tube protein Hcp, with protein sequence MLIFGGVSTQAAMDMFLKMDDLHGESLDAVHTNEIDVLAWSWGMSNSGTMHTGGGGGGGKVSVQDLSLTKYVDKSSSVLFNYVCSGKQFAEVKLTIRTGGGPAPVEFLIITMTDVIVTSLSTGGSGGEDRLTENITLNFSAFKVSYQPRKPDGTPDGGRLELGWDIAANVKM encoded by the coding sequence ATGTTGATATTCGGGGGGGTGAGTACCCAGGCTGCGATGGATATGTTCCTCAAGATGGACGATCTTCACGGGGAATCACTGGATGCGGTGCATACCAATGAAATCGATGTACTTGCCTGGTCCTGGGGGATGAGCAATTCGGGCACCATGCATACTGGTGGCGGGGGGGGCGGCGGCAAGGTGAGCGTGCAGGACCTGTCGCTCACCAAGTATGTGGACAAGTCAAGTTCGGTGCTGTTTAACTACGTGTGCTCAGGGAAACAGTTTGCTGAAGTGAAGTTGACGATACGCACGGGCGGAGGCCCCGCGCCAGTTGAGTTTCTGATAATTACCATGACGGATGTGATTGTCACCAGCCTCTCGACGGGCGGGTCCGGAGGGGAAGACCGCTTGACGGAAAACATCACACTGAATTTTTCTGCCTTTAAAGTCTCTTACCAGCCGCGGAAGCCCGACGGCACGCCTGACGGTGGCCGGCTGGAATTAGGTTGGGATATTGCCGCTAATGTGAAGATGTAA
- a CDS encoding type VI secretion system tube protein Hcp — protein sequence MCLAALPAHAANEVFLKIPQVSGESQSPLHLGEIDVLAWSWGGNFVLSTNLAGRVGRVSMQELSLTKYLDKSSPVLIGRVCMGMSFGSASLMVRNAASTGEFYRVTLTNVIVESYSTGGWGGQDRMTENIALGYKAFKIDYICYPPGGLYSQRRSCSFDLVSTNGGALVDQPERLAPFVATLTCQAGSAQAHMAWHCIPGRQYQVLFTDDLNHSFSPLATYPAGATEVMSITVPASLAKGFFKVIELTE from the coding sequence ATGTGCCTTGCGGCCCTGCCGGCTCATGCCGCCAATGAGGTTTTCCTGAAAATCCCGCAGGTGTCCGGGGAAAGCCAGAGCCCGTTGCACCTGGGGGAAATCGACGTCCTCGCCTGGTCCTGGGGCGGGAACTTTGTCCTTTCCACGAACCTTGCCGGCCGTGTGGGGCGCGTCAGTATGCAGGAACTATCCCTCACCAAGTATCTGGACAAGTCAAGTCCGGTGCTGATAGGGCGGGTCTGCATGGGGATGTCTTTTGGCAGCGCGAGCCTGATGGTCCGGAACGCGGCGAGCACCGGTGAGTTTTATCGTGTTACGCTGACCAACGTCATTGTCGAGAGTTATTCGACAGGTGGTTGGGGGGGCCAGGATCGAATGACTGAGAATATCGCGCTCGGATATAAGGCCTTCAAAATTGACTATATCTGCTACCCGCCCGGCGGCTTATACAGCCAGCGCAGGAGCTGTTCCTTCGATCTTGTGAGCACCAATGGCGGCGCCTTGGTCGATCAGCCGGAAAGGCTCGCGCCCTTTGTGGCCACGCTCACCTGCCAGGCGGGTTCGGCACAGGCGCACATGGCCTGGCACTGCATCCCTGGTCGGCAGTATCAGGTTTTGTTCACGGACGATCTGAATCATTCGTTTTCCCCATTGGCCACTTATCCCGCTGGCGCCACGGAAGTGATGTCCATCACCGTTCCGGCGTCCTTGGCCAAGGGATTTTTCAAGGTTATTGAATTAACCGAGTAG
- a CDS encoding tyrosine-type recombinase/integrase → MKDEIKGHLFKRKYLGKKQIRLKPEDPLEGKFYIQYDINRRRYVDCLNTTDLEKARQRWADKKADLMFITDEEKYLQRLIESNESKIRKLQKLQSGGGMILIKDAFDKFKESKYRKKATSEKTLKGYKQQFTRFANWSPGTVKTMRDLTPRICELYIDDLEKQEKPKLNAETVDKHVGLLEMIWNVLLPDEKNPWRGLHSTMDHTQVGYRRLTLAECKRLYEAAEGEYKTLVLLGFATGQRLIDCATLDWDQVNVKDKIIGFTPAKTKKRKNKLVLIPMSKQLSELLSHKGTGYVMPTIAEKYNADAAKISEKVSELFAKEGVKVLDNEEGHASFHSFRHTFASMLDEAGCPLQIRAYLTNHSLPGQKELMPGVTAVYSHPDIEPIRKWVLKIIPKI, encoded by the coding sequence ATGAAAGATGAAATCAAAGGGCATCTCTTCAAAAGAAAATATCTTGGGAAAAAGCAAATCCGGCTCAAGCCCGAGGACCCGTTAGAGGGAAAATTCTACATTCAATATGACATCAACCGGCGCCGCTATGTCGATTGCCTCAATACAACCGACTTAGAAAAGGCAAGACAACGATGGGCTGATAAAAAAGCCGACCTGATGTTTATTACTGATGAGGAAAAATATCTCCAACGCCTGATTGAATCCAACGAAAGCAAGATCCGCAAGTTACAGAAACTTCAAAGCGGCGGCGGCATGATCCTCATTAAGGATGCCTTCGATAAATTCAAGGAATCGAAATACCGGAAGAAGGCAACCAGCGAAAAGACCTTGAAGGGGTATAAGCAGCAATTTACCCGCTTTGCCAACTGGAGCCCTGGCACGGTCAAGACCATGCGGGACCTCACCCCCCGGATATGTGAACTCTATATCGACGATCTTGAGAAGCAGGAAAAGCCAAAGCTCAATGCGGAGACCGTGGATAAACATGTCGGATTGCTGGAAATGATATGGAATGTCCTGCTCCCCGATGAAAAGAACCCGTGGCGCGGCCTGCATTCGACCATGGACCACACTCAGGTTGGATACCGTAGGTTGACACTGGCAGAATGCAAAAGGCTCTACGAGGCGGCTGAGGGCGAATACAAAACGCTTGTGCTTCTAGGATTTGCCACCGGCCAACGGCTGATTGACTGCGCCACATTGGATTGGGATCAGGTCAACGTTAAAGACAAAATCATAGGCTTCACCCCGGCCAAGACCAAGAAGCGCAAAAATAAACTTGTGCTTATCCCCATGTCGAAACAACTATCCGAATTGCTCAGTCACAAGGGCACAGGGTATGTGATGCCCACCATTGCAGAAAAATACAATGCTGATGCCGCCAAGATTTCCGAGAAAGTCTCAGAGTTATTTGCCAAGGAGGGCGTGAAGGTGTTGGATAATGAGGAAGGCCACGCCAGCTTCCACTCGTTCAGGCATACCTTTGCATCCATGCTGGACGAAGCCGGGTGCCCCTTGCAGATCCGTGCCTATCTGACAAATCACTCTCTCCCTGGGCAAAAGGAACTGATGCCGGGAGTTACGGCGGTCTACAGTCATCCCGACATTGAGCCCATTCGCAAGTGGGTGTTGAAAATTATCCCTAAAATCTGA
- the htpG gene encoding molecular chaperone HtpG — translation MSEKTMEFKTELSQLLHLITHSLYSHREVFLRELISNACDAIDKIRFEALTDTSLLDGDSDWKISIAVDKEAKTLTVSDNGIGMDEASLIRNLGTIAHSGTKAFLAQLKESGAKENPELIGQFGVGFYSSFMVADRVTVESRMHGAPAVCWASAGTGSFTVAEGTREKRGTMVTLHLKDDAAEYLEEFRIRALVKKFSDFVEHPVVMGEETINTRKAIWLRSKSDVTAEEYSEFYKHISHDFTAPAEVIHYNAEGAIEFKALLFIPEKKPFDMMMTNDQKARLNLYVQRVFISNEFENLLPPYLRFVKGVVDAADLPLNVSREILQENPRLDKIRRNLVSRILKTLGDMKAQRYDKYLNFYSEFGPMLKEGLQNDFENREKIADLLLFESTATEAGKMRSLADYVGNMKEEQKEIIYLAAEHRGIAENSPFLEGFKAGGQEVLFMLDPIDEFVMPQLGEYKGKKFKAANKGELGDADALKDEKKKFEGFLGFVGEKLAGVKEVRISSRLKESPACLVGDEYSMSPHIEAMMRRMGQPVPQTERVLELNPAHPVVIAVQAMYEADKENPKLGESVELLRDLAHVAEGSKVDNPAVFAARIAALMSRDLGAAGA, via the coding sequence ATGAGCGAAAAAACCATGGAATTTAAAACCGAACTTTCGCAACTGCTGCATCTGATTACGCATTCGCTGTATTCCCACCGGGAGGTGTTCCTCCGCGAACTGATCAGCAATGCCTGCGATGCCATCGATAAGATCCGGTTTGAAGCGCTGACCGACACCAGTCTGCTCGATGGGGACAGCGACTGGAAGATCTCGATAGCGGTGGATAAAGAGGCGAAAACGCTGACGGTTTCCGACAACGGGATCGGGATGGATGAAGCCTCGCTGATCCGGAATCTGGGCACCATTGCGCATTCGGGAACCAAAGCGTTTCTGGCGCAACTCAAGGAGTCCGGGGCCAAGGAGAATCCGGAACTGATCGGTCAGTTCGGGGTCGGGTTTTATTCCTCGTTCATGGTGGCGGATCGCGTCACGGTTGAATCCCGCATGCACGGCGCCCCGGCGGTCTGCTGGGCCTCCGCCGGAACGGGCTCGTTCACGGTCGCCGAAGGAACCCGTGAAAAACGCGGCACGATGGTGACGCTGCATCTCAAGGATGACGCGGCGGAATATCTCGAAGAGTTCCGGATTCGTGCGCTGGTCAAGAAATTCTCAGACTTTGTGGAGCATCCGGTGGTGATGGGTGAGGAAACCATCAACACCCGCAAAGCGATCTGGCTGCGCTCAAAGAGTGATGTCACGGCGGAAGAATACAGCGAGTTTTACAAGCATATCTCGCACGACTTCACTGCCCCGGCGGAAGTGATCCATTATAACGCCGAAGGCGCCATTGAGTTCAAGGCACTGCTTTTTATTCCTGAGAAAAAGCCGTTCGACATGATGATGACCAATGACCAAAAGGCGCGCCTGAATCTTTATGTTCAGCGGGTCTTTATCAGCAACGAATTTGAAAACCTGCTGCCGCCCTACCTGCGCTTTGTGAAAGGCGTCGTGGATGCCGCCGACCTGCCGCTGAACGTGTCGCGCGAAATACTCCAGGAAAACCCGCGCTTGGATAAAATCCGCCGGAATCTGGTCTCGCGGATTCTTAAAACGTTAGGCGACATGAAGGCGCAGCGCTATGACAAGTATCTCAATTTCTATTCCGAGTTCGGGCCCATGCTGAAAGAGGGACTGCAGAACGACTTTGAAAACCGCGAAAAAATTGCTGATTTGCTGCTGTTTGAATCGACCGCCACTGAAGCCGGTAAAATGCGTTCGCTGGCCGACTATGTCGGAAACATGAAAGAAGAACAAAAAGAGATCATCTATCTCGCGGCTGAACATCGCGGCATTGCTGAAAATTCACCCTTTCTGGAAGGCTTCAAGGCGGGCGGACAGGAAGTCCTCTTCATGCTTGATCCGATCGACGAATTCGTGATGCCGCAACTCGGCGAATACAAAGGTAAAAAGTTTAAAGCGGCCAATAAGGGTGAGCTGGGTGATGCCGATGCCCTGAAGGACGAAAAGAAAAAGTTTGAAGGCTTTCTCGGGTTTGTCGGCGAAAAGCTGGCTGGCGTGAAAGAGGTTCGCATCTCCTCCCGGTTGAAGGAAAGTCCGGCCTGTCTGGTCGGCGACGAGTACAGCATGAGCCCGCACATTGAAGCCATGATGCGCCGCATGGGACAGCCGGTGCCTCAAACGGAGCGCGTGCTGGAGCTCAATCCGGCCCATCCGGTGGTGATTGCGGTGCAGGCCATGTATGAAGCCGACAAGGAAAACCCGAAGCTGGGTGAAAGTGTCGAATTGCTGCGCGACCTGGCGCATGTGGCCGAAGGGTCTAAAGTCGACAATCCGGCCGTTTTTGCGGCCCGCATTGCCGCCTTGATGTCCCGCGACCTGGGTGCAGCCGGCGCATAA
- a CDS encoding ATP-dependent DNA helicase gives MVEESVSPSVERDNFPKPLHVVSVRELVEFVWRRGDLGGGQLFVGPRRALAGIRGHQKIQRSRPSGYQTEIPVEWPVETEEFTLLIRGRIDGLFHGPGEVWLEEIKTIQGAGAPSPDPLHWAQAKIYGFSYARAQGLPELAIRLTYLELETGKITEFQQVFSLAELSACVEDTLAVYLDWLKERHAWCRTRDASIRALRFPYPAYRRGQRELVEAAEGVLDDGGRLFLAAPTGIGKTISVLFPAIKALGAGSLERIFYLTARTVGRLTAETACVDLRSTGLKLRAVTLTAKEKVCPQGDALCDAVVCPLAAGYFDRNKDAMREALGHEAMTRAVIEEVARKHQVCPFELSLDVSVWCDAVICDYNYVFDPKVYLRRHFAEGGGSNGFLVDEAHNLVDRAREMFSADLDYRESEAVRRALGRNAPRVAKVLVKLNAELQKLGAPGRAGPVMEASDPTLELDLFPLEVRPAPEGAGGVRASRELPRGLVEIVETALEEMENWLSKNQPSSFREALLALYFRLYGFRRTAEYYDERFVTLYNSHATRTVRLFCMDPSFLLREALNRGKAAIFFSATLAPLEYFRMLLGGEPGDPVLQLSSPFPPENLAVLIQDRIQTHFKGRAASLHEVVEAIGSLVLERRGNYLVYFPSYQYLNDVLQLFTGKYPSVAVLVQRPGMTEAQRGDYLDAFSIEHGETLVGFAILGGIFGEGIDLVGERLIGAVIVGVGLPQLSMERDLIRAYFQEREMDGFGFAYTFPGMNRVLQAIGRVIRSETDRGVVLLIDARFGELRYRRLFPPWWRFLRVRNIGALSHAVDAFWQG, from the coding sequence ATGGTGGAAGAGAGCGTAAGTCCGTCAGTTGAAAGGGATAACTTCCCCAAGCCCCTCCACGTCGTCTCCGTTCGTGAGTTGGTAGAGTTTGTCTGGCGGCGTGGTGACCTGGGCGGGGGACAGCTTTTTGTCGGGCCCCGGCGGGCCCTCGCCGGCATCCGGGGACACCAGAAAATCCAACGCTCCCGCCCTTCGGGGTATCAGACGGAAATCCCCGTCGAATGGCCGGTTGAAACGGAGGAGTTTACGTTGCTGATCCGGGGCCGCATCGATGGCCTATTCCACGGGCCGGGAGAGGTCTGGCTTGAAGAGATCAAAACCATTCAGGGAGCCGGGGCGCCTTCGCCTGATCCGCTGCATTGGGCGCAGGCCAAAATTTACGGGTTCAGCTATGCCCGGGCGCAGGGGCTTCCTGAGCTCGCCATCCGTTTGACTTATCTGGAGCTGGAGACCGGGAAGATTACTGAGTTTCAACAGGTATTTTCCCTGGCCGAGCTCTCCGCCTGCGTTGAGGATACCTTGGCGGTCTATCTGGATTGGCTCAAGGAACGTCATGCCTGGTGCCGAACACGGGATGCCTCCATTCGCGCCTTGCGCTTTCCTTATCCTGCTTACCGGAGGGGACAACGTGAACTCGTGGAGGCGGCCGAAGGCGTGCTGGATGACGGGGGCCGACTGTTCCTGGCGGCACCAACGGGGATTGGCAAGACCATCTCCGTACTGTTTCCGGCCATTAAAGCATTGGGTGCAGGATCATTGGAACGGATCTTCTACCTCACGGCTCGTACGGTTGGTCGGTTGACCGCCGAAACGGCTTGCGTAGACCTGCGCTCGACGGGCTTGAAACTGCGGGCGGTGACATTGACGGCCAAGGAGAAGGTGTGTCCCCAGGGGGATGCGCTGTGTGATGCAGTAGTGTGTCCCCTGGCGGCCGGGTATTTCGACCGTAACAAAGACGCCATGCGGGAGGCGTTAGGGCACGAAGCGATGACACGGGCGGTGATTGAAGAGGTGGCGAGGAAACACCAGGTCTGCCCCTTTGAACTCTCGCTGGATGTGTCGGTTTGGTGTGATGCGGTCATTTGCGATTACAATTATGTCTTTGATCCCAAGGTCTATTTGCGCCGTCATTTTGCCGAGGGGGGCGGGTCCAACGGATTCCTGGTGGATGAGGCCCATAATCTGGTGGATCGGGCACGGGAAATGTTTTCTGCCGATCTGGATTATCGCGAGAGCGAGGCGGTCAGGCGAGCCCTGGGGCGCAATGCACCCCGTGTCGCCAAGGTGCTCGTCAAGTTGAATGCGGAATTACAGAAACTGGGCGCCCCGGGGCGGGCGGGGCCGGTCATGGAGGCTTCTGATCCGACCCTGGAGCTCGATCTGTTCCCGCTTGAGGTGAGGCCCGCCCCTGAGGGCGCTGGCGGGGTTCGCGCGAGTCGTGAGTTGCCCAGGGGCCTGGTTGAAATAGTGGAAACCGCCCTTGAGGAGATGGAGAACTGGTTGTCGAAAAATCAGCCGTCCAGTTTCCGCGAGGCGTTGCTGGCCCTGTATTTCCGTTTATATGGGTTCCGGCGCACGGCCGAATATTACGATGAACGGTTCGTGACGCTCTACAACAGCCACGCCACCCGGACGGTCAGGTTGTTTTGCATGGATCCCTCGTTCCTGCTCCGGGAGGCGCTGAACCGTGGCAAGGCCGCCATCTTTTTCTCCGCCACGCTGGCGCCTTTGGAATATTTCCGCATGCTCTTGGGGGGCGAGCCAGGTGATCCGGTTTTGCAATTGTCATCCCCATTCCCGCCCGAGAACCTGGCGGTGCTGATTCAGGATCGGATTCAGACCCATTTCAAAGGGCGAGCCGCGTCGCTGCATGAGGTAGTTGAGGCGATTGGGAGCCTGGTGCTGGAGCGCCGCGGGAACTACCTCGTCTATTTTCCGTCCTATCAATATCTCAATGATGTCCTGCAACTGTTTACCGGGAAGTATCCCTCCGTGGCGGTTCTTGTTCAACGGCCGGGGATGACGGAGGCGCAGCGGGGTGATTATCTGGATGCCTTTTCAATCGAGCATGGAGAAACCCTGGTGGGCTTTGCCATCCTGGGCGGAATCTTCGGGGAAGGGATTGACCTGGTCGGGGAGCGGCTGATCGGGGCGGTGATTGTCGGGGTGGGCCTTCCGCAGTTGTCGATGGAACGGGATTTGATTCGTGCCTATTTCCAGGAACGGGAGATGGATGGGTTTGGGTTTGCGTATACATTCCCCGGCATGAACCGTGTGCTGCAGGCCATCGGGCGGGTCATTCGCTCGGAAACCGACCGGGGGGTGGTGTTGTTGATTGATGCCCGGTTTGGTGAGTTACGCTATCGCCGTTTATTCCCGCCCTGGTGGAGATTTCTCCGCGTCCGCAATATCGGCGCCTTGAGCCATGCGGTGGATGCGTTCTGGCAGGGGTGA
- a CDS encoding DNA cytosine methyltransferase, protein MNILANSYFSGAGLMDCGLERGGVRVQQSFEIDAKCCETLRHNFSHEVSETDITQKLVSNEKDCHVMVATYPCTKYSTIADIHGARTGDDLFLHFFRHVAIRKPEMYVVENVPGMRKFPVVMESMTKLPEYYVHVVCPVKSEMWLPQKRNRLIIIGSRKPFSWREPSPSVRCTLRDILEDDPRPDIPDYVAKRLGGVYRDMPIISDPARGDLAPTCVAHYAKDVSTRLVADARFPGGARPYTVREYARLQGVPDSFTFSGTDRDAYRQIGNGVSVPVGEWVGNEIVRYFESFN, encoded by the coding sequence ATGAACATCCTTGCCAACAGCTATTTTTCAGGCGCCGGGTTGATGGACTGCGGCCTTGAGCGCGGAGGCGTTCGTGTTCAGCAATCTTTCGAGATAGATGCTAAATGCTGTGAGACGCTCCGCCACAATTTCAGTCATGAAGTATCGGAAACAGACATCACTCAGAAGTTGGTGAGCAACGAGAAGGATTGTCACGTCATGGTTGCCACCTACCCATGCACGAAGTACAGCACGATTGCCGATATTCACGGCGCCCGGACCGGTGATGATCTTTTCTTGCACTTCTTCCGGCATGTTGCCATCAGGAAGCCAGAGATGTATGTCGTGGAGAACGTCCCCGGAATGCGCAAGTTCCCCGTGGTGATGGAGTCCATGACCAAATTACCTGAATACTACGTCCATGTGGTTTGCCCGGTGAAGTCTGAAATGTGGCTACCACAGAAGCGGAATCGCCTGATTATTATTGGCAGCAGGAAGCCTTTCTCGTGGCGTGAGCCCTCCCCGTCTGTCAGATGCACCCTGAGAGATATTCTTGAGGATGATCCACGCCCGGATATTCCTGATTATGTAGCCAAGCGCCTTGGCGGGGTCTACAGGGACATGCCCATCATCAGCGACCCGGCCAGAGGGGACCTCGCCCCTACCTGCGTCGCCCACTATGCCAAGGACGTATCTACGCGCCTTGTAGCTGATGCCCGGTTCCCAGGCGGCGCCAGACCTTACACCGTGCGTGAATATGCCAGGTTGCAGGGAGTGCCGGACAGCTTCACTTTCTCGGGCACCGACCGGGATGCCTATCGGCAGATAGGGAATGGTGTTTCTGTGCCGGTTGGCGAGTGGGTGGGTAATGAGATTGTCAGGTATTTCGAGAGTTTCAATTAA
- a CDS encoding thermonuclease family protein, whose protein sequence is MKSLFKLCASALCLMAFSPIGAQTDVEEEGVAAAPDQSIPETPVVLAGQTIQGRVLDVMSGETFTMNTPDNQVIEVWLAEIAAPAYGQRHWAASTQALADKIIGNEVTILAISQRDLEKGSMQLISQVYLGDRWINREMVAEGMAWHSPEYLQSDELSAAEYQAKEMQLGIWAE, encoded by the coding sequence ATGAAAAGTCTCTTCAAATTATGTGCGTCGGCCCTTTGTTTGATGGCCTTTTCCCCAATTGGTGCTCAAACGGATGTTGAGGAAGAAGGTGTGGCCGCGGCGCCGGACCAGTCGATTCCGGAAACGCCGGTCGTTCTGGCCGGTCAGACAATTCAGGGCCGGGTTTTAGATGTGATGAGCGGGGAAACGTTCACCATGAATACCCCGGACAACCAGGTCATTGAAGTATGGTTGGCTGAAATCGCCGCTCCCGCCTATGGCCAGAGGCATTGGGCCGCCTCCACCCAGGCGCTGGCTGACAAGATCATCGGCAATGAGGTAACCATACTCGCGATCAGCCAGCGGGACCTCGAAAAGGGAAGCATGCAACTCATTTCCCAGGTTTACCTGGGGGACCGGTGGATCAACCGGGAAATGGTGGCGGAGGGGATGGCTTGGCATTCCCCTGAATATTTGCAGTCCGATGAATTGTCAGCCGCCGAATATCAGGCGAAAGAGATGCAGTTGGGTATCTGGGCGGAGTAG